The genomic stretch GATTAGGTCGGCGAGCCCGGATCCAATGTGAAACTTATGGTGGACAGGTAGTTGGATTTGGTATTTGCTTTCTATTGGAAATGAATGAGCGTCTGTTCTGACCGTTGACGCTCTAGTCGATGGTGCAGCCTGGGGTGGAGAGTTGCGGGTAACACGGGTTGCGTCTGCCGAGTAACTTCTTGAGGAGAGGGAGCCATTTTTGCATAATCAACATGTTGGAAATatgtcaaaagaagaagagagtggaGGCAAGGGTTAGATAGTAGTGCCATCTACGTAGGTGCGCGGGCTATATCGAGAGCCCGCACCGCTGGGCgttgggtacatgtactcgcaaagaggccaaaaaaTCATCTACATCTTACCCCAGCAGCGTATCAATCGCATTTGATCCCATGctcagagagaagaagcgcggcCGCGGCTAAGCGGAATGCTACGCCGATGCTGTATGAGTCGATTCGCGTGTGTTACTGAACAGGGAACAGGGAAGCGCAGATTAAGCGCCTGCGAGACAAGGGTCGAGGACAAAGAAATGAAACGAGACGGCGGACAAAGGATGGAAGCACAAATCGGGGCACTTGAGTACAAAACCCTCAGGCATACACGTTGCATCAATTTGATGATGGCTGTGGGGGAAGTCTGAAAGAGGGTCAGATGCGAATAtgtgaagcagcagctcatgcACGATGATGCAAGCAATTGTGGCATTGAATCCACCGGGCTgcatcaaagaaaaaaaggaagagaaattTGCTTCAACTTGTGTGCCGCAGCCGAAATCTGCTGATCGAATGACTGCAATGGCAGGTTTCTTGTTTTATATATTGGAGAGCGTTTGAGGTCGCAGCTGGTCGGCAGTGGCGGCGAATGAGAGCCAGTCGCTTGCATCGCCCCGGGCAAGGCTAAACAACGACGGCCAATATGCGCGGCGCTTAGGCAAATGAATGGGCCTGGGCCACTGCAGACGTCCAGTATTAATTTGGAAATGCAGTGCCTAGTAACGTGCTGGCGGCCTATGCATGAGATTCTTGAGGCTGTTTCCAGTAGTGCTTGcatgtactgctgctgcgaggtTCTGGTGCGCAGGTACATGGTCCCGATCAAGGCCTGTGCCACTGTCggatcttgatgctgccgcaaACATCAACTTGAACCGACCACGGCTCGATTCTTGTGCGTCTCGCAACCTGCTACGGCCAACTCGCGTCTGCTGAAACGAGGGCCTTGGAGTGGCCTCCTCGCCAATGGCTTCTCTGCCATGCCCAGCATCTGCTGGTTCACTAACAACTGACTCCATCTTGCTCTGCTTCTtactctgctctgctctgttCTATTCTCGGCTGCACTGCCCGGCGTCTGTCTCATGTCCGGCCATGTCCAGCGGCCATTTGATGCCGAGCGATGGCGTGTCGATGATAGGCTGCCGTTGAAGCCAGCTGGCGCGGTGAGATGCTTCAGCTTGAGGATCGTGTTGTTTTTCTGCTGTATGGTGTTGAGATTCGGGTCGTCAGGCAATATATTAGTTCCACCTTCTTTGCGTCTTTGCGGCTGAACTTTTATCATATATCATCCCATCATCTCTGTCTCTAATTCAAGCCACCTGGACTTTGCATTTCCGTTTGACTATTGTGCCGGCTTGCCTATTGTGTGTGGGCTGATTGTCACAACTTCCGATTGTTCAAGCTTGTGAGACGATACTGATGATGGCAAGGTGACAGAAgacttttccctttccctttttcttttcttctatttcttctttctctttctacCTGAAAATATTCAAGACCATCTCAATCTTTACCCACCTCTCTCCAATTCACTGGGCCTGAACGACGCTGGACGTGATTCACCCTCTTCCCTCGACATCCTCGACAAAGATACTCGGCTCCATCACATTGCACCTCTGAGTGAACACAAAGATACACAAGAACAGAAACCCACAAACAACACATTTGAACACTGTGCTGCAAGACTGTTCACGTacacagaaaaaaaaagtggaaatcaaaaaaagaaagaaggcaacAGCTGTTCACCACCTGAACACCACCCATTATTCGAGAGCTATAAGCAGGCGGACCggcctcctcgtcttcgccagCTGGCAGTCTATATTTACACCTCTTCGCCtcgtcttttctctctttctcttcttctaaaaaacaaaacccaTAACAAACTTGATCACGGTCGCATTTTGGTTCTGCTTTTTCTCCTGGAGAGATTTAAAGAAGCACTTCATTCCTTGATATCGTCTTCCGACTCGGTCCTTACCTGTTCGACAGTTATAGCAACAACACAGTCACTATTTTCAATTCAACagcttttccatcttttccacACGCGACTTTACAATGTTGAGAATGACGCCCAAGCCTCGCGTTGGCCTCAAGGTGGCCCTGGTCTtggccctcgccgccgccgccaacgcTCACTCGTGGATTGAGCGCGCCTACAAGGTCGCCCCAAACGGCACCATGATTGGAGCCGAGGGCTATCCCCGTGGCTGGATTGCTCGCACTTCTACCGACCCGCTGTGGCAGGACAAGATCCcccagctgcttctgccgctGACGGGCCAAAGTGCCTACTCGGGCGACGAGATCCTCAACAAGTTCAAGAAGGAGGACAACCCTCAGTTCCCTATGCTGGAAGCCGCTGCGGGCGACCACATCGCCCTCATCCACCTGGAGAACGGCCACACGACGCTGCCGCAGAACCAGCCCAGGAAGCCGCAGAACCGCGGCACCATCTTCCTCTACGGCACCAGCCAGCCCAAGGAGAACGAGCGCCTCTTTGACGTGCATCTTGTCTGGAACAAGGCCGGCACGGGAGGCGACAAGCGCGGCGTCCTGCTGGGCACGCGGAGCTACGACGACGGCAATTGCTACCAGCCCAACAACGGTGCTCTCAGCATTGAGCGAGCCGCCAGACTGGCCCCTGAGGGTGCCGACCACAACACTGAGCTCGGCTGCCAGTCCACCATCCAGCTGCCCAGCGACCTCAAAGCCGGCTCCGTCTACACAATCTACTGGTACTGGGACTGGCCCGACCTGGACGCCACCAACATCGACTTCCAGGCGACCACAAATGGCCTGTACCCCTGGGCCGGCACATTTATGCGCGGCGAGAAGGACCCCCACGGCTTCACCATGGCTGCCATTTCCAAGAACGAGAGCTACGCCAGCACCATCGATATCAAGATTACAGGTGGCGGCTCGTCTTCGGCCAAGCACGCCAACATCAACGGCGAGTTTATCGAAAAGCAGAACATCTACTCCATGGCCATCAAGGACCAGATGGTTGGCAACTTCCAGGTCGACATTGATGCCAATGGAGGAGCCAAAGGCGGCCCTGGCGCAACTCCCGTCACTTCCACTTCGGCTGCTCCTCACGAGGCGCACACCTCGGCTGCCAGGCAGGGAATTGCCCAGCCATCTGCCGCTCCAACTGGCAATGCTCCCGAGCAGCCATCAAAAGCCTCTGCTTCGAGCCCTGTTGTCTTTGTGACAACGA from Trichoderma atroviride chromosome 3, complete sequence encodes the following:
- a CDS encoding uncharacterized protein (EggNog:ENOG41~SECRETED:SignalP(1-26)); the encoded protein is MLRMTPKPRVGLKVALVLALAAAANAHSWIERAYKVAPNGTMIGAEGYPRGWIARTSTDPLWQDKIPQLLLPLTGQSAYSGDEILNKFKKEDNPQFPMLEAAAGDHIALIHLENGHTTLPQNQPRKPQNRGTIFLYGTSQPKENERLFDVHLVWNKAGTGGDKRGVLLGTRSYDDGNCYQPNNGALSIERAARLAPEGADHNTELGCQSTIQLPSDLKAGSVYTIYWYWDWPDLDATNIDFQATTNGLYPWAGTFMRGEKDPHGFTMAAISKNESYASTIDIKITGGGSSSAKHANINGEFIEKQNIYSMAIKDQMVGNFQVDIDANGGAKGGPGATPVTSTSAAPHEAHTSAARQGIAQPSAAPTGNAPEQPSKASASSPVVFVTTTIHTQAAAASHTHTPSTTTITSITTLAVTSTRTSDAQVAAPTVIVSVTKHVPAARDGEPTPTALNDRPTVTPLNRRRNWAFGQH